The following are from one region of the Gemmatimonadales bacterium genome:
- a CDS encoding nuclear transport factor 2 family protein, whose translation MKIEWRVVAVAAFAAAAGCTGKGNGAGAAEAIRNADIAFAKATAERGVEGWVSWFADSGVMVIPGRNVVGRPAIRELMAPELGDTTVALTWRPVSVEVSPGGNLGYTIGRWDRAPRPGAAPGATVRHGSYVTIWRKQGDGTWKVVLDIGNADPAK comes from the coding sequence ATGAAGATCGAGTGGCGCGTCGTCGCCGTGGCGGCCTTCGCCGCCGCGGCGGGCTGCACGGGCAAGGGGAACGGCGCCGGGGCCGCGGAGGCGATCCGCAACGCCGACATCGCGTTTGCGAAGGCGACGGCCGAGCGGGGCGTCGAGGGCTGGGTCAGCTGGTTCGCGGACAGCGGCGTGATGGTCATCCCCGGACGCAACGTGGTGGGCCGCCCGGCGATCCGCGAGCTGATGGCCCCGGAGCTGGGCGACACCACCGTGGCGCTGACCTGGCGGCCCGTGTCCGTCGAGGTCTCGCCCGGCGGGAATCTCGGCTACACGATCGGCCGCTGGGACCGCGCGCCGCGCCCGGGGGCCGCGCCGGGCGCGACCGTGCGGCACGGCAGCTACGTCACCATCTGGCGCAAGCAGGGCGACGGCACCTGGAAGGTCGTGCTGGACATCGGGAACGCGGATCCCGCGAAGTAG